The following are from one region of the Arachis duranensis cultivar V14167 chromosome 10, aradu.V14167.gnm2.J7QH, whole genome shotgun sequence genome:
- the LOC107470615 gene encoding uncharacterized protein LOC107470615, translating to MVVIHALELEFLKIMPSMIVEVIKPLVEADPLKVKSVIAEVQSKFNYTTSNRKSWLAKQKAIANLFGGWEASYEALPSWFEAMVQKDPSAAVEIETAPAYQGDEVVHDVRILTRVFWSFYPCIRAFRSCKPIVQVDGTHLYGKYKGALLVAVSQDGNGNIVPLAFAVVKGETSDTWHFFLTHLRTHVVTRDGVGLISDRHESITSAIARSNGSWEPPRAIRMFCIRHRASNFLRNFKAPYLQKLIVNMGYCRTVREFNVQYARLRERGEAYTR from the exons ATGGTAGTCATACATGCACTAGAACTAGAATTTCTCAAGATCATGCCAAGCATGATTGTAGAGGTGATAAAGCCATTGGTTGAAGCTGATCCTTTGAAAGTGAAATCTGTAATTGCTGAAGTGCAGTCAAAATTCAATTATACGACAAGTAACCGCAAATCATGGCTCGCGAAGCAAAAGGCAATTGCAAACCTTTTTGGTGGTTGGGAAGCTTCTTATGAAGCTTTGCCGTCGTGGTTTGAAGCAATGGTACAAAAAGATCCATCAGCAGCAGTCGAGATTGAAACTGCACCAGCATACCAAGGGGATGAGGTAGTCCATGATGTAAGGATACTGACGCGGGTATTTTGGAGCTTTTATCCTTGCATCAGAGCATTTAGGAGCTGCAAGCCAATCGTACAGGTGGATGGGACACATCTGTACGGGAAATATAAAGGAGCTCTACTAGTTGCAGTTTCTCAGGATGGCAATGGCAATATTGTGCCTCTTGCATTTGCCGTTGTTAAGGGTGAGACTTCTGATACATGGCACTTCTTTCTTACTCATTTACGCACACATGTGGTGACTCGAGATGGTGTTGGGCTTATCTCTGATCGTCACGAATCTATTACCTCAGCAATAGCTCGTAGTAATGGATCATGGGAACCTCCAAGAGCTATCCGAATGTTTTGTATTAGGCACAGAGCATCCAACTTTTTGAGGAATTTCAAGGCACCGTATTTACAAAAGCTGATAGTCAATATGG GCTATTGTAGGACTGTGCGTGAATTTAATGTGCAGTATGCAAGATTGCGTGAACGTGGTGAGGCTTACACGCGATGA
- the LOC110276938 gene encoding uncharacterized protein LOC110276938, whose product MVKGITNYQEKKKKKAINGCLFALMIIYFHLSKNKGKNRAERPPKSWIANWTKEQLVERMNAEREEILVRDCEVGRDKRKNEKKRKKRKKRKASPTSSSETETTDSDTSTSESEAQEDSENSGRKHPGKKGKKSEESSPGKKEKKKKKTKTTPKNERYEISSDELDEWLGENVHKSATEGDNQADLRSTEGCYVYSETLPAVNLGSDDPSSQGRTEQSSINQPSQSM is encoded by the exons ATGGTCAAGGGCATCACAAACTatcaagagaagaagaagaagaaggcaatCAATGGCTGCCTCTTCGCCCTGATGATAATCTACTTTcatctttcaaaaaacaaaggcaAGAACAGGGCTGAAAGACCACCAAAGTCATGGATTGCCAACTGGACTAAGGAGCAGTTGGTGGAAAGAATGAATGCAGAAAGAGAGGAAATTTTGGTGA GGGATTGTGAAGTTGGCAGAGACaagagaaaaaatgagaaaaaaagaaaaaaaagaaaaaaaaggaaggcgaGCCCAACATCGTCTTCGGAGACAGAAACTACTGACAGTGACACAtctacctctgagtctgagGCTCAAGAAGACTCAGAGAATTCGGGAAGAAAACACCCCggcaaaaaggggaaaaa GAGCGAAGAATCATCACCtgggaagaaggagaagaaaaagaaaaaaacaaaaacaactccAAAAAA TGAGAGATATGAAATATCAAGTGACGAACTTGATGAATGGCTAGGGGAAAACGTTCATAAATCTGCTACAGAGGG GGACAACCAAGCTGACCTGCGATCGACAGAAGGTTGCTATGTGTACTCTGAAAC ACTACCGGCTGTGAACTtgggaagtgatgatccttcctcTCAAGGACGCACAGAACAGAGTAGTATAAACCAGCCGTCTCagagcatgtaa